From the genome of Candidatus Nitrosocosmicus oleophilus, one region includes:
- the rplD gene encoding 50S ribosomal protein L4 has protein sequence MKTKLFDLKGNQTEDIDLPKIFDFPYRPEIIKKAFVNLYSHRFQRQGRYPAAGEIVSAESRNTGLGIARLARAKGEGFSRAGQAAGVAGVRKGRLAHPPEAWKVTHKKLNKKENNIALLSAISSTRQSELIIGRGHSIEGIKSFPLVVTSDIENVGKTKSLLDILRLLGLEEDIKRVEQSIKKRSGKPKRRGRPNRIGKSALIVVGNTECELLKLDKSIPGIGVKSVKDLSVLDLAPGARPIRLVVFSQNSLNELGALKIPKNIILESLA, from the coding sequence ATGAAAACTAAGCTATTCGATCTAAAAGGTAATCAAACCGAAGATATAGATCTACCAAAAATATTTGATTTTCCATATCGTCCCGAAATTATCAAAAAAGCCTTCGTTAATCTGTATTCTCACCGTTTCCAGAGACAGGGTAGGTATCCGGCTGCCGGGGAAATCGTCAGCGCTGAATCTAGGAATACCGGTTTAGGTATCGCTCGACTGGCAAGAGCTAAAGGTGAAGGATTTTCTCGTGCAGGGCAGGCTGCCGGAGTAGCAGGTGTTAGAAAAGGCAGACTTGCACATCCACCAGAAGCTTGGAAGGTAACACATAAGAAACTAAACAAGAAGGAGAATAATATTGCTCTTCTCTCTGCTATATCATCAACCCGTCAAAGTGAATTAATAATCGGAAGAGGTCATTCAATAGAAGGGATAAAATCTTTTCCCCTTGTAGTTACTAGCGATATTGAGAATGTGGGTAAAACCAAAAGCTTACTTGACATTTTACGGCTATTAGGTTTAGAAGAAGATATTAAAAGAGTTGAACAATCTATCAAGAAACGTTCGGGGAAGCCCAAGAGAAGGGGTCGTCCAAACCGTATTGGAAAAAGTGCATTAATAGTTGTTGGAAATACCGAGTGTGAATTGTTGAAATTGGATAAATCTATACCTGGGATTGGTGTAAAAAGTGTAAAGGACTTGAGTGTACTGGACCTTGCACCTGGTGCAAGACCAATAAGGCTAGTGGTGTTTTCGCAAAATTCATTGAACGAATTGGGTGCTTTGAAAATCCCAAAAAATATTATTTTGGAGAGCTTGGCATGA